The Hymenobacter sp. DG25A nucleotide sequence GATGCCGATGTACAGTACGCTACGGGCAGGATTGGTAGTGATGTAGGTATAGTAGGGCATAGAGCAGATAATTAACTCTCGCTTAAAGCAAACTGTCATCCTGAGCCAAGCGAAGGACCTTATCACGCTGGAACGATACTCGTTGTTACGACTCGTGCTAACGTGACAAGGTCCTTCGCTTGGCTCAGGATGACAGGGGGGGTAGAGGGCTTCTGTACTTCTGGAAGGCTTCGGTTAAAAATCCTCGTCCAGCGAAAAAGCGTTTTCGGTACGCTCACTCATTACGCCGGCTTTCTGGTACTCGGCCACGCGCTTCTCGAAGAAGTTGGTTTTGCCCTGCAGCGAAATCATTTCCATGAAGTCGAAGGGGTTGGTGGCGTTGTAGATTTTGCTGTAGCCCAAGCTTTGCAGCAGGCGGTCGGCCACAAACTCGATGTACTGCGACATGGCCTTGGCGTTCATGCCAATCAGGTTCACGGGCAGGGCATCGGTCACGAACTCCTGCTCAATCTGCACCGCGTCGCGGATGATGGCGTGCACGCGAGCCTCGGGCAGCTTGTTTACCAGGTACTTCTCGTAGAGCAGGCAGGCGAAGTCGCAGTGCAGGCCCTCGTCGCGGCTGATGAGCTCGTTGCTGAAGGTGAGGCCCGGCATGAGGCCGCGCTTCTTCAGCCAGAAGATGGAGCAGAACGAGCCGGAGAAGAAAATGCCTTCCACCGCCGCGAAGGCAATGATGCGCTCGGCAAAGTCTTCGGAGTTAATCCACTTCAGGGCCCACTCGCCTTTCTTCTTCACGCAGGGCACGGTTTCCAGTGCGTTGAAGAGGCGGT carries:
- a CDS encoding ribonucleoside-diphosphate reductase small subunit yields the protein MEPLLVENPNRFVLFPIQHDTVWQMYKKAEASFWTAEEIDLSQDQKDWEALNDGERHFISHVLAFFAASDGIVNENLAVNFMQEVQMPEARCFYGFQIMMENIHSETYSLLIDTYIKDPKEKDRLFNALETVPCVKKKGEWALKWINSEDFAERIIAFAAVEGIFFSGSFCSIFWLKKRGLMPGLTFSNELISRDEGLHCDFACLLYEKYLVNKLPEARVHAIIRDAVQIEQEFVTDALPVNLIGMNAKAMSQYIEFVADRLLQSLGYSKIYNATNPFDFMEMISLQGKTNFFEKRVAEYQKAGVMSERTENAFSLDEDF